Within Planococcus citri chromosome 2, ihPlaCitr1.1, whole genome shotgun sequence, the genomic segment ATGAATTATCCATTGAAACTGATGCGCTCAAGCTCCATAGTTACTAATTATGTGAAGTGGATTCCATTACTATGAAACAAATGCATAGGTATacttaagtatacctacttacctactttccAGCCCCatgtgattttatttaaacGGGAAAAGCTTTAATCTTATTGACTAATTGTGTAATTTGTATTTGAACAATGAAAAATGCAGAACGAGAGATACTACTGACTTctaaacaaaattgtaaaacattGTGATAAACGATGCCCAATTAGTGATCAGTGTGATCACTTTTGTGGGTCTTCCTATACCTTTGTATATTTTTAGTTCCATTAAGTAGATTTATGTTgtaagattttgtttttcacttttttaaaaattaggtatggTATCGTTTAATGAATACATCTTTTTTTACCATGTTCGATTTGACTTTATTATGCTTATGATTAGGCACTTGCTAGCAGGAGatttaattttagaataattcttAAAAACTACCtacccacaaaaaattgaaccaatgaaataaataagcagacaacatgaaaagttgaatAACCTTTTTAACCTAAACTTTAAATTCATCAATCGTTTTTCCCACAGCAACCgtttttaaagatgaaaatttttgcaaaatatctatttaattagtttttaattcaaaaaaacaatccTCGAATGGAAAAATCTAGACcacttgaaaagaaaagaaatactcATAAATAACCATATTAAGAATGCCGTACAAAAATCAGGCATAACGACGTATACCTACCAACAAAGACCCAAAACCTTCAAGTCAATTCTGCAGAAGGGTCATTCGATgccaactcaaccaaaaaaaggcgattttgaaagtcatgtctttcgatttcggtcacattttttttacaatatatacccttacccacccagtaagtaagaaccccgcaattagtttggtcccagcccctcgggggcgggtggggggggcttccattattttcacattgtctcgaggtactcaacttcagcagcccattcctccaaaactatgatgctttgatgaaaactgatttcacagttcgaaagggcattgcatttaaaacttttttaggcattttgaaattttcaaaagttgaaagttgaactttcaaatcgaaagttcaaatttcaaatggcgctgtaagtgggagctaccatttaaaattttgaaaaaatttccatagacgtaccttttgatgtttttttttgaaatattcaagtttcgagatgggatctctcaatagaaggggagcacccccacccccaattttgggcgaaactttcgaaagaaaatctggggcatgtgatatatcgaattctatgtttttggagacgctgaacacgaatatgacgttagatttatgataggaccccatccacggcctccagcacctccccaaagggggtaaaagttcaaaaaagcgttttgttcgtgtgacacatggaatagtatgtttttgatgacgctgaacacgaatatgacgtcagatttgtgattggactgTATTCACGGCCTCCAGCACCTCCCTAAAGGGGGCgaccccccccaaaaaatgattacattcgtgtgacacaatatgaaatagtatgttttcgatatcgctgaacacgaatattgccttagtttttcgaatcgatttcacccatggctcccagaatcTCGCCCAAAAGGTAAAAGTCCAagggttggtgaaaattgaacgtttcaaattGCACGTGTGCGAAATTGCACGCatacaattgaacgtgtgtgataattgcacgcatgtgaaaatagaacgttTAATAGCGTTCAATTATTATGTTCAACAATCTGTATTGTTTTGAAAAggctaaaaatgaagttcagctCCTATAATTTTGGTCAGTGCACATTGAGCACCCTCTCGACCGTTTTAGGGAGTTGTCACGAAATTCCACGAGTtcgatttcaaaagtaaattttttatctgctcgtaaattccagaaaaaatgaaaaaaattcaagcaataCCGTAAATTTAACATGCGGTCGATTTCAGACGGTTTCAACCTGTTCAGGAGCCGGTAGCCATATTTCGAACGTTCAAAAGTTGATTCAGACGGTTTTTATggaactttgtgaaaatttgaaatttccaaaatacaaccGGAGGTTCCAGTTCCAGAACGCCTTGAAACCGTCTCCAATTGactcagcacgttgaaattgaggtttgaagtaaattttagctttccaccttctttgagtaacattttgcgaaaatttcaactttcaaaaatccgctggaggctccagaactgctcagaacgttTCGAAACTGTATTTTGGGTTGGTGAAAATCTCAcattaaatcattttcagacGTTAAATTTGCAGACGTTCTATTTTCATAtgcgtgcaattatcacacacgttaaattgtatacgtgcaatttCATACGTGCAATTTGCCAGTCcccaaagtccaaaaaaaatagttgggggcagtggatggggtccaatcacaaatctgacgtcatattcgtgttcagcgtcaccaaaaacatactattccatgtgtcacacgaacaaaacgcttttttgaacttttaccccctctggggaggtgctgggggccgtggatggggtcctatcataaatctaacgtcatattcgtattcagcgttaccaaaaacatagaattcgataaatcacatgccccagattttctttcgaaagtttcgcccaaaattgagggtgggggtgctccccttccattgagagatcccatctcgaaacttgaatatttcaaaaaagcatcaaaaggtacgtctatggaaattttttcaaaattttaaatggtagctcccactgaCAGCGtcattctgaaatttgaactttcaacttttgaaaatttcaaaatgcctaaaaaagttctaaatgcaatgtccttttgaactgtgaaatcagttttgatcaaagtatcatagttttggaggaatgggctgctgaagttgagtacctcaacacaatgtgaaaataatggagcCCCCCCACCCCTCACTCCCCCTGAGGggactgggaccaaactaattgcggggttcttacttactgggtgggtatatattgtaaaaaaaagttgagcgaaatcaaaagacatgactcaaaaaccttggttgagttgacatggaatgacccagaaaCAAACCCACGTCCATCCAACTAACAATCCATTATTTATTCAACATTCAACTGTCCTCATCACTCAGAAACAAAACAGATTTTCACTACAAATACGTAAAcaaaacttgtaattttataaacacccttttaaaaaaaatctaattcaatGATCGAGTCAGAATGATGATCcgtatttgaaacaaaatattttattttttaatattctgcAAAATTCATGGAATTTGATACCTAGGTACTAAAGTTGTTAATACATAGTAGGAAATGCAACTAAAAAAAGAAAGCCTAATTTGAAtcatttcatatttcatttcttaCTCGTATTAGTCGTATTAAGAGCAGAATGAAGAAAAGAACCAGGGACCGTTCGATGTTTACAGTTTTGGAATTCTTTGGAACCACTACATGAATTTATTTCGCTTCGATTGTACGAAATACTTGAGGATTATCATCTTCTAGCCATTTAATGCAAACACAAGGCAGcaataaaatgcaaatttcaagtaaatgaaatttttaaaaatattttatcaaaacattATTGACTACCCACCACCTGATACCTAAAATAGCACACGAATTTCGCCAACTACGCTATATTCACACCTGGTCATCAAATTAATCGTAAAATTCTCCCACATttgcctgaaaaaaaaagtaggtatggcTAATTTACATAAATCTAAATCACTTGAATTGTGGTAGAAATCCTTACAATTAGACTATAGGTATgccttttttggactttgattTCTTGATCGACTGAAAAATCCTCAGTGAGCAAGATTTCACAAGttcccaaaatctcaaaaaaattgtgggtaaaatttaatttcttcagTACCAAATCAAccaaccaaaaattgatgataatcACTCACCGACAGTTTGTAAGGTGGCATATAGAATCCCTCCGTatagtagtaaaaaaaaaaaattgtgatgaccaaagaaaaaaaatgcaagtaaattgaatttttacgtatctgACACCATCCGGTGGCACTTACCTGCTTCGaagttcgaaattgaaaatttgacagcAATCATGATCCATGGTATTAAATTTACGTCATTTTACGTCTTCCAATCACATGAATTTTTCTTACATTTACCCAACACATGGAATAAAACCAACATAAAAACAATTTCACCAGCGATTCAATTTACCGAATTCTAATTattaatgtacatatttactAAATAATCGCGATTTCGTCACACAGGAACATTAAGGATAACTGAACAAAAGACTCAAGATGCCATTATTCTCCACCACCTGCCTCAGCACCTTCATCGAACGAGCCGGCAGATAAGATGCAGCCATCAACTGGCGCCAACGGCAACAGCTGCGCTGCAATACTGAGAATCGTTCGACATCGTGAGTTCGAGTTTTCGAGTAGAAAAAGAATTCCTATCATTCTGCGAAATAATTCAAAGGTACCAAAATTCAGTGCTTCcgtcgaagaaatgaaaaaatgacatttccTAAATACAAGTATCTTattctttgtaaaaaaattttgaaaactttttctggatttccaaatttttctctaATGGATGTGGATGGCCCCCGATGGGATAGATGAATGAGCAGAAACAAATCTGAGGAGCACGGGGAATGAAATTCGAAAGGATTCacctatattatatttttttttggcaggaaaaaaaatcagaagtcgAGACCGTGAAACATCTAAAGGAACTATCGTACTTAAggtgagcaaatttttgaaatttccaaacagtTAAATGGTAAAACAACGTAATTCATAAATCGTAAGTAAATAATGTTATAAGCCTTTGAgaattcatttcaaatattcatttgaaccaaaaatgaaaacgtcTTTGAAAGAGAACGAAaaatctaaataaaaatttcgaagttCCAGAGCTGAATGTTATTTGCTATGAGTCACTCGTGACTCGACtttagaattaattttcaataaatgcaaaaaaaaaaaataattgaaaacatcagcttaaaataataaaacagtGATTCTCATTACATATCAAGCATCAAAAACTCACAGGGTCCGTAAGTTATTTTCTGagcctcaattttcaaaaaattgtccaaaaataagATTGGGCATCTACAGCTCTGGAAATCAGCTTGCTATAAATTCTGCGGTGCCCTAAAGTGGtccaaatttaaataaaaattttgatttttgttccggcgtaaaaaattgaaaattgctctactTCACACATAGTAAAATTCGCAATTATTATCACGTgttacttcaatttttattaatatcGGAGGGAAAACAGTAAAATTGAATAcacgtaaaaattcaaaacaatctTATGGTAACCCTGACCACAAAATCAGTCAATTAGGGTAAGGTatagattaaaaattaaaaaaaaaaaaacttggatcAACATAAATGCACAGTGCTTAGAATTGACTTAATACTTAATAGAATGATAGTAAACAAAcacatagtaaaaaaaaaacttgaattgagACGGTGCTTTAGATGGTAGGTAtgcataaagaaaaaaatcaagtacctaaAAACGTcttcgattttcaaataaaaaaacaaacaaaccgaagtttcaaaattttatcacctcGAATATTTTTCTTGCTGATGATAAGAATaaaatggtagtttttatcTCCTGTACTTCGTGTTTTATGAACATAcgtgtaagtacatacctaattcattattaattattaataatatCATTCGAATGTTGAATCGTCAATATTCTCGTGATGAGTGTGATGATTACCGAGTATCTCAAACAAATCATTCTATATTAATCATTAAAATTGGCGATTTTAAAACATTCAACATTCGAAGCACCCttttaaatcgaattttaaaataaaactaaataaaatctCCTACCACAAAATTGCTTCCAtagtttcaatttaaaaaaaaaaaaaatagaaaagtgtttaaaagaaaaaatgctACCGTAAACTTCAGTTTTTATCACATTCTTAAAAATGTaaaagcgaataaaaaaattgaaaattgcattaaaGAAAACAACAATACAAATCAACAGGTAGGTTTCCCTTAGGTGGTTTCTACGAAATACAAAAAATCGatagatttaaaaataaaattatatgtaAATATAAGTTAAACCACAGCCTGTTATCTAGACTTAATAAGAACACTTTATTGATTCAAGCACTGACAGATACAGGCGGTTTGAAGTCGATCCAATAACTGTACAAGATCCAAGCAGCGTAACATTTGAAAGCTGTAATAAAACATCGATATCGGTtattaaaaaatgtgataatGCACCATAGTAGAACAACACCTACTCTAACACAGGTAAGTATAATGAAACAAATGCATAGGTACTTAAAATCAGCTAGAAAATACATAATGTTCTTCAACTTACCGAGATAAATAAGAATGAAAATCAAAGCTATGAATAAGGATAATATGTGCGTGAAAATCGATGTAATTATACCCAAAACGGTGAACGCGATATCGACACACAGCACAATGAGAGCGATTTGTAGCATAGAAGATTCATCCtgaaaaacacagaaaaaaatgtaaaaatctttGACGAAaggtatgtacctaagtatgtaaaatttaatatttgcCAAATACTTAAATAGGTATACTAGGTAAGCTAGGTATTGTGATTTTACCTTGAGCAGGGTGTAGAGGGTATAAATGAACACTGCTGTCACCGGAGTTTGGTAAAGGAAAGCCAGTATCTTCGTAAAAAGTGCTGCGCATAATATAAAATTCAACATCGTTTTACAATCGATAATCATACAGGTATAAGTATATAATTATTCTAACAAGGAAACTTCCAAGTCACTCAAGTCATCGCgttgactcatttttttcaccagggGGGCAAGGAATAAGTAGGGTTGCTCCACAAAAAACATTTCAGCTTCCTAAACAGAAAATAAATGGCCCTGTGGgagtttgaattttccaaaatgatcaaaaaattgaagaaattaacgaaaaaaattaaatgtccAGATATTATTTGGGGAAACCATATTATTCCTTGGTTATATTTGATTCAACCCCACTTGAGGCACAATTTTTATATAATTAGGGAAAGCTAGTGGTTTTCAAGggcttaattttttcaaaaaaaaaaaaaaatcaaaatgagggaTTAGGCTGATATAGTTTTAGGAATCTTCTTCCTAGGTCATATTCAAACTAAATCATAAGCTCGCTTTAAgcccaattttcaaatcaatataAATGGGGGAAAGTgtatttttgagacattttcataaaaaaaagtacaagtcCCTCTGAAAATTTGTGACTATGAGCAGCTCCAACtgtgggaatttttttgcaaaagtaggTAATACTTCAGCTACAAATATGACTATTTTGAAGACACTTTTGACGTAAGTAAAGTGAggaaaagtgcattttttgaggttaaactttttccaaaaaaatccccTGAAACTTCAAAACATACAATTGGGTCGATGAACTGAAAATGTTTCCAAGTCATACTCGTATcaagtcggggagcccactcaaggatctattgcaccccctccccccgtcgatcctcagggacaacttttttcttaaagagagagtcctaaggaacatttctagcccttgtactgaaaaaagtggccttacttacaaaatggcggccattttgattaacaggtctgccgaaatagcagattttgcgatccaacataggacttgcacaaaatttttcaaaccgtacaaaagtagatcgaaagatcaggcaaaaacttatcacctgtcaaaatttcaagtgctgaagtgcgtttttcaatttttggtgaatttttaaaaatcaaatttttgccaaaaatgagagaaaaaatcaaaattttatcaaattgaccaggaaagctgaaatttggaatataccctattttcaacatggcaaatcgattggaaactgtttcaaaccgttttgagcagttctggagcctccagcagatttttggaactcgaaattcccacaaaatttcatcaaatggagttggatagccgaaatttactctgcaaactaatttcaatacgctacgaagtcaactgcaggtggatttcaaatcgttttggagcctccagcaactttttgaaaaataccggagcctccagtagatttttgaaatttgtaatttcctaaaatttcatcaaatggagatggaaagccgaaattcattctgcaaaccagggatggaagagccttcaattcagggctcccgctcttggctctggctcagctccccaCAAGTTTtagctctggctcgctcttcgctcttggctctggctctagctcctcaaaaaatccggctctttcagactctggctccagctcgctcccggctcttccatccctgctgcaaactaattttaatgcgCTACGaaatcgactgctggtggatttcaagtcgttttggagcctccagcgactatttaAAAGGTTGTATAGcgtttcttggaaaattgaaatttccaaaaagtagctggaagcttcaaaaccatttgaaaccaccatgcagtcgacttcatattgtattgaaattagtttgcgaagtaaatttcagcttgccaactctatttgataaaatgttgtgggaatttcaagtttcaaaaatctgatgaagactccagtaattttcaaaaagtccctggaggctccaaaacgacttgaactccaccagcagtcgacttcttagcgtagggaaattagtttgcagaatgaatttcggattttcatctccatttgatgaaattttggctggaggctccagtaattttcaaaaatttgctggaggctccaaaacgacttgaatccatctgaagtcgtcttcagagggtgttaaaattagagtgtagagtaactATCAGCTTTctatcgccatttgatgaaattttatgaaaattttaagtttcagaaatctgctggaggctccagtaattttcgaaaagtcgctggaggcttcaaaacgacttgaaatttacctgcagtacttcttagcgtattgaaattagtttgcagaatgaatttcggattttcatctccatttgatgaaattttggaaaatttaatgtttaaaaaatttactggaggctccagtaattttcaaaaagttgctggaggcttcaaaacgacttgaaatttacctgcagtacttcgtagcgtattgaaattagttttcagaataaatttcagctttccaactccattttgaagaaattttgtgaaaatttcgagttccaaaaatctgctggaggctctagatctgctcaaaacggtctgaaatagtttccaatcgatttgctatgtcgaaaatagagtatatcccaaatttcagctttcttggtaaatttggaaatacctactgattttttccctcatttttggcctaaatttgattttcaaaaattcaccaaaaatcgaaaaacgcactttagcacttgaaattttgacaggtgataaatttttgcctgatctttcgatctacctgtgtacggtttataaaatttcgtgcaagtcttatgttggaattcaaaatctgcgatttcggctgacctgtcaatcaaaatggccgccattttgtaagtagggccactttttttttgagtacaagggctggaaatgttccttaggactccacCTTTGAGACAAAAGGTGTACCGGAGGATCGACGTGGAGTGCAATAGGTCGTTAAGGGGGCTCCCCGAGATGTGCagtttgaaaagtgaaaagtgaaaagtacttttctttcaatgaaaagttgaaaagaaaagttcctacttttcatttcacttttcagttttcactaaaaaaaaaagcgagtgaccaatcaatttactcattagagatcactgacctcattgatgaagtcaaatatcaagtttcactctttCCACTCCTTcaccttcgcaattcagcacccatttttgatatttttcacaacacttttttcaaaactgaaaaacccaaaaatgttagaggctctagaaaggctcaaaactaccaccaTTCGATTAAgtaggtggaaaaaaaatgattttgtttttttgtgtgttttggataggcaaaaaatacatcaatttgaagctcttaaCAGAGAGCTTTAATATATCAGACTCACACGATttaattttcacacttttcacaacttttcacacttttcacaacttttcacacttttcacaacttttcacactttttacaactattcacacttttcaatgaacttttcacttttcatttcagcaaaattactcttctgaaaagtgcacatctctatcCCCGACTAATTCCAGCGATAGAAACATTCTAAGGAGGCCATTTTTCCTGCTCCTTAACTacatattttcgagaaaaaaaaataataaaatgccccaaaattttgaaatctataCTTAACTAGGCAATTGCAACTACTCTGAGActtccattttttgatcataTTTCAGCAACTAACATGTTTTGAGGACCACTTTCCCAcatatgagagaaaaaaatgcattcaagaggacaaattttttcaaataaaattcccTCAAATTTTAGGTCGTGCAATTAAACAACTAAAGCCTGCAAATCTTCTTTCTACTTCACATTCCAACCATCAACACATTTCGAAAACTATTCATATTTCGacataattttcgattttttcatgttccatttttttttttttaaatatcaaattttcatattacctacctacattgtgACTAAGGTCACTAAGAAATTAGGTTTTACAGCACAACAATCTTTCTCATcaatttacatcatttttggacaattttgaaaattattgaaacttcGCGAGtgcccaaattttttgattgagaAAGCTGTTTGTTCGGGAGAAAAGGGGAATAAAAATCAGTGACTGAGTGACCGAAAGATTCTCTTATGAAGGTAGATTCCTTGCGAACATTATGAATAAAATGTACATAACTATAGAACATGAAGTTTTTCAGGTCGAATTCATCTCGACGAATTTGGAAATGATTGATGATTCTTAATTTCTCATCagataaaattatgaattttaatacGAAATTTGAGTACTTGAGTTAATAGAgctattaattttaaatttagcactaaagttattatttttcaattaaattaatttcagatTCTGAAATCTCTTATCCTAAAGAGGGATATCCCAACTCGCAAAAAAGCCAGATTGAAAGAGCTTACAAAAATATAGGTGAGCTCCGCATGGCTCCATGCGGCGGAGCTCGCGATCCTGTCTTGTCTCATTAGTCATTCTCGCTCCTTCTTAAACAACAGCCTTTTTTCCACGAATCTCATCATCTTAGATACCTCCATACTCACTTAGGTACCTGTCGCGTCTGCCTTCTTTCTTTCCTGTGCATTGTTCTACCCTGGTTTCACCTTCTCTGACTAGCAAAATGCAAATAACTGCTAGCTTGTGTATATTTTAAGATGTCAATCAGTAAATAAACGTACAAAAAGATCTCGTTTCCTTTTCTCTCGCTAATAGTGGAGACACGAAGCCAAGGTGCTTCAAGTAGGTTTTTGGGCccattttgccttcattttcataaaatcgtAACATATCACGAGAggtttttatagaaaattacttctaatttcaattttttttatgtctaaaaagtaaaaatctgaTTCAGACCGCTCCTTTAGAAAATCCTGACTGCGCCACTGAGAAATCCAACTACGTTTTCGCCTTAAAAATTTCACGTATAAAGTACTCAATCAAATGGATTTTAttcccgccaaaaaaaaatgcgatgtCAGCTATACGTATGAGAAACTCATCGTCAGCAAACAGGAAATATTATTTTGACATGATATTAAACCAATGTagacaagtaggtataggtaataggtatctacaTTACTTACTCGTTTCAAAGCCATAACCGAGGAATATTCCTAGGATTGAGAGAACACCAATAACCTGCAGAACAAAATAACATGATCAGTACATTGTTTCAGCTATACTTATATTAAAGTAAGTAAGGTATAAGTAGGTGTGTAAAAGTATATTTGTGGGGTAAGAATACTCGTAGTAAAGTGCAATTTACTGTCCAAGCTCCTACCTGAGAAACCGTATGAAATTATAACTGCCATTTTGAGCACACGTAGGTGtgatattttcattataatATAGGCAGGTATGTATATTGTTTAAATGATACGTTATTAGAATGAAATACATTGCAAGGTATACTTACTGAAATCACAGCCAAACATATTAAAGTGGACGTACGCAACGAACAATTACCAAATCCTTTCTCCAAAGTACGCATTTCTTcggtttttaattaaaattacgacTATTTTAACGAACCATAAACAAAGTATTACGATGCTTCTTTTCACGATAATAACGTTGTAAACTGCATGAACAATACTACAACCAGCAACTAAAACTTCGTTAACACTCAGTCAAGGATAAACTGGACGTGTTGGGTGTTGCTTCGACGTTGCCGGTCGGCATCTACTACCTCTACCAGTATACCATGGCAACCCCCTCAGCCCCCTGTCCCATACTCTGCAAGAAAACAACAACGCAGCTGTGACCGGTATCAACAGGCTACAATACCAACGtcgtgtacgagtacatacagtACATTAAACATACCCACACTTACATTTTTTACTCCCAAGCTGCGGTTGATAAAATGACAAGTGTGCACATTTCATGAATAAAGAACTAAAACTATTAGATTGAAATACTTGAttacaaaattagaaaatagaATGCACTACTTAATACGCTTTGCTTGCTAGTTTGCTACCGGTGAGGCGAATTCAGACTCGAATACGTAGGAAATGAGTCATGAATTTgcgaaatttatttcaagttcgTCGACTCGACATTTCTACTCTCGTATCTTCTCGTACGTCGTTGCTTGTTGCTGTCTGAGAAGTGAGATAAAATGATAAGTCATCATAATTATTACGAGTATCATGACAGTTCACGTGATGTGATATCAGTTTCGAAACATAGGACAAGGAGGGAGTATattttttctggcaaaataGATGGGAATTGTTTCCTTCACTTTCACTGATGCTGACCATCTGAAGTCTCAGTTCTCATCAGACATACGAGTATACTAAACCTaaacctacctacattttccaGCTACCTAATCTTAACTCtaaagtttttctcaaaaattgcatgttggccataaatttttgaaatatcatatCAAAGACGTGAAAGCACTGGCTGATCACGTATCCTAACAAGGGAAGCCTCCACAtgagaatctccgatttgaatgaaacttggactgttggaaagaggacttcaaaaaacacccatcccccaattttcagctgctcaagttgatttttcgatttttggcgaatttttgaagttttgtgtacgtACACAGGAAAAGCTGTTCAACTCACATAatgggaaaaaactacaaatatc encodes:
- the LOC135834644 gene encoding uncharacterized protein LOC135834644 produces the protein MRTLEKGFGNCSLRTSTLICLAVISVIGVLSILGIFLGYGFETTLFTKILAFLYQTPVTAVFIYTLYTLLKDESSMLQIALIVLCVDIAFTVLGIITSIFTHILSLFIALIFILIYLAFKCYAAWILYSYWIDFKPPVSVSA